One Phaseolus vulgaris cultivar G19833 chromosome 2, P. vulgaris v2.0, whole genome shotgun sequence DNA window includes the following coding sequences:
- the LOC137811095 gene encoding abscisic acid 8'-hydroxylase CYP707A2-like: MELSTILCLCASFLFIFLFRTLIKQFLSKRPHFPLPPGTMGWPYIGETFQMYSQDPNVFFASKIKRYGSMFKSHILGCPCVMISSPEAAKFVLNKAQLFKPTFPASKERMLGKQAIFFHQGEYHANLRRLVLRTFMPEAIKNIVPDIESIAQDSLKSWEGRLITTFLEMKTFTFNVALLSIFGKEEILYRDALKRCYYTLEQGYNSMPINVPGTLFHKAMKARKELAQIVAQIISSRRQRKQDYKDLLGSFMGEKAGLTDEQIADNVIGVIFAARDTTASVLTWIVKYLGENPSVLEAVTEEQECILKTKEESGEDKGLNWEDTKKMPITSRVIQETLRVASILSFTFREAVEDVEYQGYLIPKGWKVLPLFRNIHHSPDNFKEPEKFDPSRFEAAPKPNTFMPFGSGIHACPGNELAKLEILVLLHHLTTKFRWSVVGAKNGIQYGPFALPQNGLPITLYPKK; encoded by the exons ATGGAACTAAGCACCATCTTATGCTTGTGTGCTtcctttctcttcatctttCTCTTCAGGACACTCATCAAACAGTTTCTCTCCAAACGCCCTCACTTCCCACTCCCACCTGGCACCATGGGTTGGCCTTATATAGGAGAAACCTTTCAAATGTATTCTCAAGACCCAAATGTCTTCTTTGCCTCCAAAATTAAAAG GTATGGCTCTATGTTCAAGTCCCACATTCTAGGATGTCCCTGTGTGATGATTTCCAGCCCCGAGGCTGCCAAGTTTGTGCTCAACAAAGCTCAACTCTTCAAGCCAACATTCCCAGCTAGCAAAGAGAGGATGTTGGGAAAACAAGCTATCTTCTTTCACCAAGGAGAGTACCATGCTAACTTGAGAAGGCTTGTTCTTCGCACCTTCATGCCTGAAGCCATCAAAAACATCGTACCTGACATTGAATCCATTGCTCAAGATTCCTTAAAATCCTGGGAGGGCCGTTTGATCACCACTTTCCTTGAAATGAAAACG TTCACCTTCAACGTTGCTCTGCTTTCAATTTTCGGGAAAGAAGAGATTCTGTACAGAGATGCTCTGAAACGGTGTTACTACACTCTGGAGCAAGGGTACAACTCAATGCCCATTAACGTTCCGGGGACACTGTTCCACAAGGCGATGAAAGCGAGGAAAGAGCTTGCGCAGATCGTGGCCCAAATAATCTCTAGCAGGAGGCAGAGGAAACAAGATTACAAGGACTTGTTGGGTTCATTCATGGGAGAGAAAGCAGGGCTCACCGACGAGCAGATAGCAGATAATGTAATTGGAGTGATTTTTGCAGCTCGTGATACCACTGCCAGTGTGCTGACGTGGATTGTCAAGTACCTTGGTGAAAACCCCAGTGTCCTAGAAGCTGTTACT GAAGAGCAAGAGTGCATATTGAAGACCAAGGAAGAAAGTGGAGAGGATAAGGGTCTGAATTGGGAAGATACCAAAAAGATGCCCATAACTTCAAGGGTTATTCAGGAAACTCTAAGAGTTGCTTCAATTTTGTCTTTTACTTTCAGAGAAGCAGTAGAGGATGTTGAATATCAAG GATATCTTATACCAAAAGGGTGGAAAGTGCTACCTCTATTTAGGAACATACACCACAGTCCTGACAACTTCAAGGAACCAGAAAAATTTGATCCCTCAAGATTTGAG GCTGCACCAAAACCCAATACTTTTATGCCATTTGGCAGTGGGATCCACGCTTGTCCAGGGAATGAATTAGCCAAGTTGGAGATTTTGGTTCTCCTACATCATCTCACCACAAAGTTCAG GTGGTCTGTTGTGGGTGCAAAGAATGGGATTCAATATGGCCCTTTTGCTCTTCCCCAAAATGGTTTACCCATCACACTATATCCCAAGAAGTAG